One genomic window of Kosmotoga olearia TBF 19.5.1 includes the following:
- the dnaA gene encoding chromosomal replication initiator protein DnaA, whose translation MSNRIISILKKRLARKTWDNWFTTFQVKKVTDDKIIFSVGNLFIKDWLQSKYGSVISKAIKEAYGKNLDYEIVYETTEPEAFNKSNESYKGPLVKKKPLLISNLNANYTFENFVVGPENRVLYEVSLEISRNPGRYNPFFVYGMVGLGKTHLLQAIAHKIMELHPEMRVLYITSEQFMNDMIDSIKYGSVRDFREHYRKKADVLLIDDIQFLIGKNGVQKELFHTFNELYDAGKQIVICSDRNPEELNGFHDRLVSRFQMGMVMEICPPEKDTRFKIAKKFAERESVSLPDDVAQLLADSVDGNLRILRGVIIKLIVQSSINKERIGAALTNQILAAFNKTTVSIKRMKEEDLIMSTIEAVMGVSPEEIKGTSRKQNIVLSRQLLMYILKRHHGKSIKEISKITGKRHSTVIHSIKKIEMSVIKGNTVVKEKLAKILNTMATSSAAG comes from the coding sequence GTGTCAAATCGAATAATAAGCATCCTTAAGAAAAGGCTTGCCAGGAAAACCTGGGACAACTGGTTCACAACCTTTCAGGTAAAAAAGGTAACTGACGACAAGATCATTTTCAGCGTCGGTAACCTTTTCATAAAAGATTGGCTTCAATCCAAGTATGGAAGCGTTATTTCGAAAGCCATTAAGGAAGCTTATGGAAAAAATCTTGATTATGAGATCGTTTATGAAACGACAGAACCTGAAGCCTTTAACAAAAGCAATGAAAGTTACAAAGGACCGCTGGTTAAGAAGAAACCCCTTTTAATATCTAATCTTAACGCTAACTACACCTTTGAAAATTTCGTGGTTGGTCCTGAAAACAGGGTGCTGTATGAGGTTTCACTGGAGATATCCAGGAACCCGGGGAGATACAATCCCTTTTTCGTCTATGGTATGGTAGGACTCGGAAAGACACACCTCCTGCAGGCTATAGCTCACAAGATCATGGAACTCCATCCCGAAATGAGAGTACTTTACATAACCAGCGAGCAATTCATGAATGATATGATAGATTCCATAAAATACGGTTCTGTAAGAGACTTCAGGGAGCATTACAGAAAAAAAGCCGATGTTTTATTGATCGATGACATCCAGTTTCTTATCGGGAAAAACGGCGTTCAGAAAGAATTATTCCACACCTTCAATGAGCTCTACGACGCAGGAAAGCAAATAGTGATATGTTCTGACAGAAACCCTGAGGAACTCAACGGATTCCATGACCGCCTTGTTTCGCGGTTCCAAATGGGAATGGTAATGGAAATCTGCCCGCCAGAAAAAGACACCCGTTTTAAGATTGCGAAGAAGTTTGCCGAAAGGGAATCCGTGTCTTTGCCGGATGATGTAGCGCAGCTTCTTGCGGATAGTGTGGACGGAAACCTTAGAATTCTGAGGGGCGTCATCATAAAGTTGATTGTTCAGAGCAGCATAAACAAAGAAAGGATCGGGGCTGCTTTGACTAATCAGATACTTGCTGCTTTTAACAAAACAACCGTTTCGATAAAAAGGATGAAAGAAGAAGACCTTATCATGAGTACTATCGAAGCGGTTATGGGAGTAAGCCCCGAAGAGATTAAAGGAACCAGTAGAAAGCAAAACATTGTACTCTCAAGGCAGCTTTTGATGTACATTCTAAAGCGCCATCATGGGAAGAGCATAAAAGAAATCTCTAAAATAACAGGCAAGCGCCATTCAACAGTGATTCATTCCATCAAAAAAATTGAGATGAGTGTCATCAAAGGCAACACAGTGGTAAAGGAAAAGCTGGCCAAAATTTTAAACACGATGGCTACAAGCTCGGCTGCAGGATAG
- a CDS encoding NAD(P)H-dependent glycerol-3-phosphate dehydrogenase → MRISVIGAGSWGSTMAKVLADSGHDVMLWVREPDLLELLREERRSYFVKSLHLPSNVALTGKLNEALEYADVIFNAVPVQYISTVFGERNLANKSIVNLSKGLEMSTHRRPSQIFESFGAKTVSTLSGPSYAEEVAREIPTSVVVAAKDIEFARFVRDLYNVKYFRVYSNDDLIGVEIAGGIKNVIAIAAGIIDGLGGWNNSKAALITRATVEMARLGVALGGKPETVAGLAGVGDLIVTCTGVYSRNRKVGEELAKKRKIDEILSSMKMVAEGVATCRAIYHLSRKLNIELPIVEQVYAVLYEEKEPKKAIEELMTRKKKDER, encoded by the coding sequence ATGAGAATAAGTGTAATAGGTGCTGGAAGCTGGGGAAGCACTATGGCAAAAGTACTTGCGGATAGCGGACATGACGTTATGCTATGGGTCAGGGAACCGGATCTGCTTGAACTTTTGAGAGAGGAAAGACGTTCTTATTTTGTGAAATCGCTGCACCTTCCAAGCAATGTGGCATTAACCGGCAAACTCAACGAAGCGTTAGAATACGCCGATGTAATCTTTAATGCTGTTCCGGTACAGTATATCTCAACTGTTTTTGGTGAACGGAATCTTGCAAATAAAAGTATCGTAAATCTCTCCAAGGGTCTCGAGATGAGTACTCACAGAAGACCATCTCAGATCTTTGAGTCTTTCGGAGCCAAAACAGTTTCAACTCTTTCCGGGCCGAGTTACGCTGAAGAAGTAGCGAGAGAAATACCGACGAGTGTTGTTGTAGCAGCGAAAGACATTGAATTTGCCCGTTTTGTGAGGGATCTGTATAATGTTAAGTATTTCAGGGTTTACAGCAACGATGATCTGATTGGCGTTGAGATCGCCGGTGGAATAAAGAATGTCATTGCGATAGCGGCCGGTATTATTGACGGTCTCGGAGGCTGGAACAACTCAAAAGCCGCGTTAATAACGCGAGCAACGGTCGAAATGGCCAGGCTGGGAGTAGCCCTGGGCGGAAAACCTGAAACCGTTGCAGGACTCGCCGGCGTTGGGGATCTTATTGTGACATGTACGGGAGTATACAGCCGAAACCGAAAAGTTGGCGAAGAACTAGCTAAAAAAAGAAAAATCGATGAAATACTCTCTTCAATGAAAATGGTAGCAGAAGGAGTTGCTACCTGCAGAGCGATCTACCATCTTTCCAGAAAACTAAACATCGAACTTCCGATAGTCGAACAGGTTTATGCTGTTCTTTACGAAGAAAAGGAACCGAAGAAAGCGATAGAAGAGCTGATGACGAGAAAGAAAAAGGATGAACGATGA